The following are from one region of the Hydrogenophaga sp. BPS33 genome:
- a CDS encoding type III glutamate--ammonia ligase: protein MSTAPAHAAAPPAEGWLAARVDALRAQGIHSVLATFTDLLGAPKGKLVPLDRLAHAMDVGAGFSGPSIAGTGLPRMGARSEYMGRVRPQSLQALPFMPGVAHAVCDGFAGGEPLDTCSRQVLLRQVARLQQERGWTLWVDIEPEFFLLQRDAQGQWGVADGDDRLAKPSYDLQALGRNLGFLEAMRQTLVALGFALEQIDHEDARGQYEINYRHDHALAAADRYQLFKLAAQAVAQQHGMVFSTMPKPLAQAPGSGLHFHLSLTDAHGHAVMADPAGALGLSETGHRFAAGLLHHADALAALCAPTVNSYKRLAASRSASGTTWSPVWKAVGENNRTCLVRSVAGRIEWRLPDPSCNVYAAIAATLAAGVSGIDQSLPPVAPCAQDLYEAHARGAEMPARLPRDLWAALEALSQDGALREAVGLAFCEQFLQLKRDEWVAWSQQVSDWELQRYADAG from the coding sequence TTGAGTACGGCGCCCGCCCATGCCGCTGCACCGCCGGCCGAGGGCTGGCTGGCCGCTCGCGTGGATGCCTTGCGCGCGCAAGGCATCCACTCGGTGCTGGCCACGTTCACCGACCTGCTCGGCGCGCCCAAGGGCAAGCTGGTGCCGCTGGACCGCCTGGCCCATGCCATGGACGTGGGCGCGGGTTTCTCGGGCCCGAGCATCGCCGGCACGGGCCTGCCGCGCATGGGCGCGCGCAGCGAGTACATGGGCCGCGTGCGGCCGCAGAGCCTGCAAGCCCTGCCTTTCATGCCGGGCGTGGCGCACGCGGTGTGTGACGGTTTCGCCGGGGGCGAGCCCTTGGACACCTGTTCGCGCCAGGTGCTGCTGCGCCAGGTCGCGCGGCTCCAGCAGGAACGGGGCTGGACCTTGTGGGTTGACATCGAGCCCGAGTTCTTTCTGCTGCAACGCGACGCGCAGGGCCAGTGGGGCGTGGCCGATGGCGATGACCGCCTGGCCAAACCCTCTTACGACCTGCAGGCGTTGGGCCGCAATCTGGGCTTTCTGGAGGCCATGCGCCAGACGCTGGTCGCGCTGGGTTTTGCGCTGGAGCAGATCGACCACGAAGACGCGCGCGGCCAGTACGAGATCAACTACCGGCACGACCACGCCCTGGCCGCGGCCGACCGCTACCAGCTCTTCAAACTGGCCGCGCAGGCGGTGGCGCAGCAGCATGGCATGGTGTTCTCGACCATGCCCAAACCGCTGGCGCAGGCACCGGGCAGCGGCCTGCATTTCCACCTGAGCCTGACCGACGCGCACGGCCACGCGGTGATGGCGGATCCGGCCGGTGCGTTGGGCCTGAGCGAAACCGGCCACCGCTTCGCCGCCGGCCTGCTGCACCACGCCGACGCCCTGGCCGCGCTCTGCGCGCCGACGGTGAACAGCTACAAGCGCCTGGCCGCGAGCCGCAGCGCCTCGGGCACCACGTGGTCGCCGGTGTGGAAGGCCGTGGGCGAGAACAACCGCACTTGCCTGGTGCGCAGCGTGGCCGGGCGCATCGAGTGGCGTTTGCCCGACCCGTCGTGCAACGTGTACGCGGCGATCGCCGCCACGCTGGCGGCGGGTGTGTCGGGCATCGACCAGTCCTTGCCGCCCGTGGCACCTTGCGCGCAGGACCTGTACGAAGCCCATGCGCGCGGCGCCGAGATGCCCGCGCGCCTGCCGCGCGATCTGTGGGCCGCGCTGGAGGCCCTGTCGCAAGACGGCGCCTTGCGCGAGGCCGTGGGGTTGGCGTTCTGCGAGCAGTTCCTGCAGCTCAAGCGCGACGAATGGGTGGCGTGGAGCCAGCAGGTGAGCGACTGGGAGTTGCAGCGTTACGCCGACGCCGGGTGA
- a CDS encoding DUF4256 domain-containing protein — protein sequence MKAKDRDALLETLKTRFEKHMPRHKGVAWADVQARLQAQPKALASLQAMEDSGGEPDVIARDPSGSLTFCDCSAESPAGRRSTCYDQAARDARKEHKPQSSAQEMASEMGIALLTEAQYRALQTLGEFDRKTSSWIETPPEMRALGGALFCDRRYGQVFTYHNGVESYYAARGFRGALLV from the coding sequence ATGAAGGCAAAGGACCGTGACGCGCTGCTCGAGACCCTGAAGACCCGCTTCGAGAAGCACATGCCGAGGCACAAGGGCGTGGCCTGGGCCGATGTGCAGGCACGGCTGCAAGCGCAGCCCAAGGCCTTGGCGTCCTTGCAGGCGATGGAGGACTCGGGCGGTGAGCCCGATGTGATCGCGCGCGACCCGTCGGGTTCGTTGACCTTCTGCGACTGCTCGGCCGAGAGCCCGGCGGGCCGGCGCAGCACCTGCTACGACCAGGCCGCGCGCGATGCGCGCAAGGAGCACAAACCCCAAAGCAGCGCGCAGGAGATGGCCAGCGAGATGGGCATCGCGCTGCTGACCGAAGCGCAATACCGCGCGCTGCAGACCCTGGGCGAGTTCGACCGCAAGACGTCGAGCTGGATCGAGACGCCGCCCGAGATGCGGGCACTGGGCGGGGCGCTGTTCTGCGACCGGCGCTATGGCCAGGTGTTCACGTACCACAACGGGGTGGAGTCGTACTACGCGGCGCGCGGGTTCCGGGGAGCGCTGCTGGTCTGA
- a CDS encoding helix-turn-helix domain-containing protein yields MKNLPDVGLALAQLRKQRGLTQTELARLSGMGQSTLARFEKGGVAEFGSRKLLRLLEVLGHELSFTPMERSSFTLDDALAQRQRSFSGDGNGDAVGS; encoded by the coding sequence ATGAAAAACCTGCCCGACGTGGGCCTCGCGCTGGCGCAATTGCGCAAGCAGCGTGGCCTGACCCAGACGGAGTTGGCCCGCTTGAGCGGCATGGGCCAGTCCACCTTGGCGCGTTTCGAGAAGGGCGGTGTTGCCGAGTTCGGTTCGCGCAAGCTGCTGCGTCTGCTGGAGGTGCTCGGCCATGAATTGAGCTTCACCCCGATGGAGCGCAGCAGCTTCACGCTCGACGACGCGCTCGCACAGCGCCAGCGCAGCTTTTCCGGCGACGGCAACGGCGACGCAGTGGGTTCATGA
- a CDS encoding type II toxin-antitoxin system HipA family toxin, which yields MKLHVFVHNKPVATLESTDGFRHVMAYHPDAESAQFVSLLMPVRTESYAYPDLHPIFRMNLPEGFLLSILQEQLGPQVGASPLNLLSVIGRNAIGRVKVAAPGADPTQPPVPFELADILRGDNAEAAFVDLVRRYAASGVSGVVPKFLSPHTLSAHGKGTLATDRYIIKGATARLPGVALNEHLCMEVSRQAGIATAMTEVSDDGQALVVHRFDFEEDGVTRKGMEDLCSLLSLRPEEKYQSTWERVVGRIKDVVTLPAQQNAALSQLADLLLLTYALRNADCHTKNIALLYTSREHIALAPVYDMLTITVYDDYARNPPGMPVEGRSTWTPGKVLERFLQTRCGVMPAQTRERVERICEAIVQVTPRVVEAAGRYPGFHETGKRMLHAWNAGMNSLRLQKTWSLPSLDGAIEQARFSDVKPAVPTPREKIGRSPLLGKR from the coding sequence ATGAAGCTGCACGTCTTCGTTCACAACAAGCCGGTGGCGACCCTGGAGTCCACCGATGGCTTCCGCCATGTCATGGCCTACCACCCGGATGCCGAGTCCGCGCAGTTCGTGTCGCTGCTGATGCCGGTGCGCACCGAGTCCTACGCGTACCCGGACCTGCACCCCATCTTCCGCATGAACCTGCCGGAAGGTTTTCTGCTGTCCATTCTTCAGGAGCAATTGGGGCCTCAGGTGGGCGCATCGCCGCTCAACCTGCTCTCGGTGATCGGGCGCAATGCCATCGGGCGCGTGAAGGTCGCGGCACCGGGCGCAGACCCGACCCAACCGCCCGTGCCCTTCGAACTTGCGGACATCCTGCGGGGCGACAACGCCGAGGCAGCGTTTGTCGATCTGGTGCGCCGCTACGCGGCTTCGGGCGTGTCGGGGGTGGTTCCCAAGTTCCTCTCGCCCCACACCTTGTCGGCGCACGGCAAGGGGACGCTGGCCACCGACCGCTACATCATCAAGGGTGCCACCGCCCGGCTGCCGGGCGTGGCGCTCAACGAGCACCTCTGCATGGAGGTGTCGCGCCAGGCGGGCATCGCCACCGCGATGACCGAGGTCTCCGACGACGGCCAGGCGCTGGTGGTGCACCGCTTCGACTTCGAGGAGGATGGCGTCACGCGCAAGGGCATGGAAGATCTGTGCAGCCTGCTGTCTCTGCGGCCGGAGGAGAAGTACCAGTCGACCTGGGAGCGCGTGGTCGGACGCATCAAGGACGTGGTGACGCTCCCGGCGCAGCAGAACGCGGCGTTGTCGCAACTGGCGGATCTGCTGCTGCTCACCTACGCGTTGCGCAACGCGGATTGCCACACCAAGAACATCGCGCTGCTCTACACCTCGCGCGAGCACATCGCCTTGGCGCCGGTCTACGACATGTTGACCATCACGGTCTACGACGACTACGCCAGGAACCCGCCGGGCATGCCGGTCGAAGGACGCAGCACCTGGACGCCGGGCAAGGTGCTGGAGCGGTTCCTGCAAACGCGCTGCGGCGTGATGCCGGCTCAGACCCGCGAGCGCGTGGAGCGCATCTGCGAAGCCATCGTCCAGGTGACGCCCCGCGTGGTCGAGGCGGCCGGGCGCTACCCCGGTTTTCACGAGACCGGCAAGCGGATGCTGCATGCCTGGAACGCCGGCATGAACAGCCTGCGCCTGCAGAAGACCTGGAGCCTGCCGTCGCTGGATGGCGCCATCGAGCAGGCGCGTTTCTCGGACGTGAAACCGGCGGTGCCGACGCCCCGCGAGAAGATCGGACGCTCGCCGCTGCTGGGAAAACGTTAG
- a CDS encoding YkgJ family cysteine cluster protein, translating into MACRPACAACCTAPSISTPMPGLPQGKPAGMPCPHLDAALRCRLFGLPERPAVCSSLAPSPEMCGSHREQAMQWLARLEQATRPG; encoded by the coding sequence ATGGCCTGCCGACCCGCCTGCGCGGCCTGCTGCACCGCCCCTTCTATCAGCACCCCGATGCCCGGCCTGCCCCAAGGCAAGCCCGCCGGCATGCCTTGCCCGCATCTGGACGCGGCGTTGCGCTGCCGCCTGTTCGGCTTGCCCGAGCGGCCCGCCGTTTGCAGCTCGCTCGCACCGTCGCCCGAGATGTGCGGCAGCCACCGTGAACAGGCGATGCAGTGGCTCGCCCGGCTGGAGCAGGCCACGCGGCCCGGCTGA
- the mprF gene encoding bifunctional lysylphosphatidylglycerol flippase/synthetase MprF translates to MTVTATPERWVSKLGQWRLWVYAALAVLMGALLLQAGHKLMTELSYGAIVDAVRATPATALLLSALATAASYYALTFYDRTALAYAGARLPQRVVAKTAFIAYALSNTIGLGVLTGGAVRMRLYGAAGLEAGLVSRAIVFNAAGFGIGVVVVGAAALVWGAGTVQTVFGTPPGLLRAMAVVVLLAAGAFIGFCRRGGEMVLRGVVLRLPSASLALQQLWISAIDVVAAAAALWCLLPAGAIAFPAFVGFFALAIALGVISHVPGGLGVFEAVMLLALGGHVPAEQLAGALVVFRVVYYLLPLALAVTLLAGAEWQRGAATPVVKAAAGLSPLLLSAYTWVVGVVLLVSGVTPATEEATDWLARTLALPVVEAAHFLGSIAGLALLFVARGMFLRLDASWWAGLALALFSLLLCLPKGIALSEGVLLLVLAGALAVSRKQFNRRAALFSQAFTWGWLAAVGAVVAAITALLFFVYRDVAYANQVWWQFEFDGYAPRSLRALVAVCLITLVVALSRLWRRPQAVMVKPDGGALEQAARIVRAQPSAGAGLVMMGDKSLMVSDSQRAFIMFGRRGRSWVALYDPVGPVGEWTELVWRFVELARESGGRAAFYQVRPEGLPVYLDAGLRVHKLGECALVDLPSFSLQGKQRANLRHGVARAQREGLSFEVLAPDAVAGVYDELRAISDAWLADHQTAEKAFSLGAFRRDYVLRQPVAVVRQGERMVAFATLLRTDLAVEASVDLMRQLPDAPRSAMDFLFAQVILHFKAEGLQRFNLGMVPLSGMAQHPLAPNWHRLGRLLFNHGENFYNFQGLRAFKEKFDPVWEPRYLASPGGFAPFFILADVAALIAGGLRKVMGK, encoded by the coding sequence ATGACCGTCACCGCGACCCCCGAGAGATGGGTGTCCAAGCTGGGCCAATGGCGCCTGTGGGTGTACGCCGCCCTGGCGGTGCTGATGGGCGCGCTGCTGCTGCAGGCCGGCCACAAGCTCATGACGGAGCTGAGCTACGGCGCGATCGTGGACGCGGTGCGGGCCACGCCCGCGACGGCTCTGCTGCTCTCGGCGCTGGCGACCGCTGCGAGCTACTACGCCCTCACGTTTTACGACCGCACTGCCCTGGCGTATGCCGGTGCGCGGTTGCCACAGCGCGTGGTGGCCAAGACCGCGTTCATCGCCTACGCGCTGTCCAACACCATCGGCCTGGGTGTCCTCACCGGCGGAGCGGTGCGCATGCGCCTGTATGGCGCGGCGGGGCTGGAGGCGGGTCTGGTGTCGCGCGCCATCGTGTTCAACGCGGCGGGCTTTGGCATCGGTGTGGTGGTGGTGGGCGCGGCCGCGCTGGTGTGGGGTGCGGGCACGGTGCAGACCGTGTTCGGCACGCCGCCGGGCCTGTTGCGCGCCATGGCGGTGGTGGTGCTGTTGGCGGCGGGGGCGTTCATCGGCTTTTGCCGGCGCGGTGGCGAAATGGTCTTGCGCGGCGTGGTGCTGCGCCTGCCGAGCGCGTCGCTGGCGTTGCAGCAGTTGTGGATCTCGGCGATCGACGTGGTGGCCGCCGCCGCGGCGTTGTGGTGCCTGTTGCCCGCCGGCGCCATCGCATTTCCCGCGTTCGTGGGCTTCTTCGCGCTGGCCATCGCGCTGGGCGTGATCAGCCACGTGCCCGGTGGCCTGGGCGTGTTCGAGGCCGTGATGCTGCTCGCGCTCGGCGGCCACGTGCCGGCCGAGCAGCTGGCAGGGGCGCTGGTGGTGTTCCGGGTGGTCTATTACCTGTTGCCGCTGGCACTGGCGGTCACGCTGCTGGCGGGCGCGGAATGGCAGCGCGGCGCGGCCACGCCGGTGGTGAAGGCGGCGGCGGGTCTGTCGCCGCTGCTGCTCTCGGCCTATACCTGGGTGGTGGGAGTGGTGTTGCTGGTGTCGGGCGTGACGCCCGCCACCGAGGAGGCCACCGACTGGCTCGCGCGCACACTGGCGTTGCCGGTGGTGGAAGCGGCGCATTTCCTGGGCAGCATCGCGGGGCTGGCCTTGCTGTTCGTGGCGCGGGGCATGTTCCTGCGGCTGGACGCGTCGTGGTGGGCCGGCCTGGCGCTGGCCTTGTTCAGCCTGTTGTTGTGCCTGCCCAAGGGCATTGCGCTGTCCGAGGGCGTGTTGCTGCTGGTGCTGGCGGGGGCGCTTGCCGTGTCGCGCAAGCAGTTCAACCGCCGCGCCGCGCTGTTCTCGCAGGCGTTCACCTGGGGCTGGCTGGCCGCGGTGGGGGCCGTGGTGGCAGCGATCACGGCGCTGCTGTTCTTCGTGTACCGCGATGTGGCCTACGCGAACCAGGTCTGGTGGCAGTTCGAGTTCGACGGCTACGCGCCGCGTTCGCTGCGCGCGCTGGTCGCTGTGTGCCTGATCACCCTGGTGGTGGCCTTGAGCCGCCTGTGGCGGCGGCCGCAGGCGGTGATGGTCAAGCCCGACGGCGGCGCGCTGGAGCAGGCCGCACGCATCGTGCGCGCCCAGCCTTCGGCGGGCGCCGGACTGGTGATGATGGGCGACAAGAGCCTGATGGTGTCGGACTCGCAGCGCGCCTTCATCATGTTCGGTCGGCGAGGGCGCTCGTGGGTGGCGCTGTACGACCCGGTCGGCCCGGTGGGGGAGTGGACCGAGTTGGTGTGGCGCTTCGTCGAGCTGGCGCGCGAGTCGGGCGGCCGCGCCGCGTTCTACCAGGTGCGCCCCGAGGGATTGCCGGTGTACCTTGACGCCGGCCTGCGCGTGCACAAGCTGGGCGAATGCGCGCTGGTGGACCTGCCCAGTTTCAGCCTGCAAGGCAAGCAGCGCGCGAACCTGCGCCATGGCGTGGCGCGCGCGCAGCGCGAGGGCCTGAGCTTCGAGGTGCTCGCGCCCGACGCGGTGGCGGGGGTGTACGACGAGCTGCGGGCGATTTCGGACGCCTGGCTGGCCGACCACCAGACGGCGGAGAAAGCATTTTCGCTGGGCGCGTTTCGCCGCGACTACGTGCTGCGCCAGCCGGTGGCGGTGGTGCGGCAAGGCGAGCGCATGGTGGCCTTTGCCACGCTGCTGCGCACCGATCTGGCGGTGGAGGCCAGCGTGGACCTGATGCGCCAGTTGCCCGACGCGCCGCGCAGTGCGATGGATTTTCTGTTCGCGCAGGTCATCCTGCATTTCAAGGCCGAAGGCCTGCAGCGCTTCAACCTGGGCATGGTGCCGCTCTCGGGCATGGCGCAGCACCCGCTGGCCCCGAACTGGCATCGGCTGGGACGCCTGCTGTTCAACCACGGCGAGAACTTCTACAACTTCCAGGGCCTGCGCGCGTTCAAGGAGAAGTTCGACCCGGTGTGGGAACCGCGCTACCTCGCGTCGCCCGGTGGCTTCGCGCCGTTCTTCATCCTGGCCGACGTGGCCGCGCTGATCGCGGGCGGCCTGCGCAAGGTGATGGGCAAATGA
- a CDS encoding virulence factor family protein produces the protein MKVWRACLVLVALSFAPGVALAQKPMPPVQTLSHGNFHHLSLYRPESGATSFVLFLSGDGGWTPALGAQARALAARGALVAGIHTPRLLAALHKNGGDCLLPDGDLENLSHFLQGYARLPAYFPPLLVGEGTGGTLAYAMLAQAPPDTFAGAVSMDFCPTVALKRPLCKGEGVNFKRQTVPRGITLLPTSSLSAPWTVLQADTDKACEPAVVRDYVAQVRGASLVRVAGAQTTPALLAAQHSLGRAGAVAAPVPPAVGEGYVADLPLVPVPALATAGTADTFAVLLSGDGGWAGIDKALAERLSAAGVPVVGWDSLRYFWSARTPEGLAKDLDRVLRSYAAQWKKSRALLIGYSQGADVLPFAVPRLSEASRALVAHTVLLGPGEKASFEFRLTNWVQRDRGGLPLKPALQKLKAAQTLCFYGTDDRDTICPRTPTDQVTRAPLPGDHHFNGEYQKLADEILRRVGYTPLRR, from the coding sequence ATGAAGGTGTGGCGGGCCTGCCTGGTTCTGGTGGCGCTGTCCTTCGCACCGGGCGTGGCGCTCGCACAAAAGCCCATGCCGCCGGTTCAGACGCTATCGCACGGCAACTTCCATCATCTGTCTCTCTATCGTCCCGAAAGTGGGGCAACTTCGTTCGTGTTGTTCCTCTCGGGCGACGGTGGCTGGACGCCGGCTCTGGGCGCCCAGGCGCGGGCGCTGGCCGCGCGAGGCGCGCTCGTGGCGGGCATCCACACGCCGCGCCTGCTGGCGGCCCTGCACAAGAACGGTGGCGACTGCCTGTTGCCCGACGGCGACCTGGAGAACCTGTCGCATTTCCTCCAGGGCTACGCGCGCCTGCCGGCCTATTTCCCGCCGCTGCTGGTGGGCGAGGGCACGGGTGGCACCTTGGCCTACGCGATGCTGGCCCAGGCGCCGCCAGACACGTTCGCAGGCGCGGTCTCGATGGACTTCTGCCCGACGGTGGCGCTGAAGCGGCCGCTGTGCAAGGGGGAGGGCGTGAACTTCAAGCGGCAAACGGTCCCGCGCGGCATCACCCTGTTGCCGACCTCCTCTTTGAGCGCGCCCTGGACCGTGCTGCAAGCGGACACCGACAAGGCCTGCGAGCCGGCGGTGGTGCGGGACTACGTCGCCCAGGTGCGTGGCGCCAGCCTGGTGAGGGTGGCCGGTGCGCAGACCACGCCCGCGCTGCTGGCGGCGCAGCACAGCCTGGGCAGAGCGGGCGCCGTGGCCGCGCCGGTGCCGCCGGCCGTGGGGGAGGGCTACGTCGCCGATTTGCCCTTGGTGCCCGTGCCGGCGCTCGCGACTGCGGGCACCGCCGACACCTTTGCCGTTTTGCTCTCGGGCGACGGCGGCTGGGCCGGCATCGACAAGGCACTGGCCGAGCGGCTGTCGGCGGCGGGCGTGCCGGTGGTGGGTTGGGATTCGTTGCGCTACTTCTGGTCGGCGCGCACGCCCGAGGGCCTGGCGAAAGACCTGGACCGGGTGCTGCGCAGTTACGCCGCGCAATGGAAGAAGAGCCGAGCCCTGCTGATCGGCTATTCCCAGGGCGCGGACGTGCTGCCCTTCGCGGTGCCGCGCCTGTCCGAGGCCTCGCGCGCGCTGGTGGCGCACACGGTGCTGCTCGGGCCCGGGGAGAAGGCTTCGTTCGAGTTCCGATTGACCAACTGGGTGCAGCGCGACCGCGGTGGCCTGCCGCTCAAACCGGCGCTGCAAAAGCTCAAGGCGGCGCAGACCCTGTGCTTCTACGGGACCGACGACCGCGACACCATCTGCCCGCGCACGCCCACCGATCAGGTGACGCGCGCGCCGCTGCCGGGCGACCACCATTTCAACGGCGAATACCAGAAGCTGGCGGACGAGATTTTGCGGAGAGTGGGGTACACCCCCCTGCGCCGCTGA
- the mnmG gene encoding tRNA uridine-5-carboxymethylaminomethyl(34) synthesis enzyme MnmG, translated as MLYPQEFDVIVVGGGHAGTEAALAAARMGCATLLLTHNIETLGQMSCNPSIGGIGKGHLVKEVDALGGAMALATDEGGIQFRILNSSKGPAVRATRAQADRVLYKAAIRRTLENQPNLWLFQQAVDDLMVEGDRVVGAVTQVGIRFRGRTVVLTAGTFLDGKIHVGLNNYAAGRAGDPPAVSLSARLKELQLPQGRLKTGTPPRLDGRSIDYSKCTEQPGDGVPGGMNAGRPVPVFSFMGNTAMHPRQVPCWITHTNQRTHDIIRSGFDRSPMFTGKIEGVGPRYCPSVEDKINRFADKDSHQIFLEPEGLTTHEVYPNGISTSLPFDIQYALVRSMPGLENAHILRPGYAIEYDYFDPRSLKSSFETRQINGLFFAGQINGTTGYEEAAAQGLFAGINAALQCRGEGAWLPRRDEAYLGVLVDDLVTQGVTEPYRMFTSRAEFRLQLREDNADMRLTETGRRLGLVGDAQWDAFSRKRDAVSRETERLKNTWVNPRSLPAAESERVLGKAIEHEHNLFDLLRRPAVPYAALVGMDAGKYAAPEVSRETLGDLLEPVVEQLEIAAKYSGYIDRQKNEVERAAHYESLRLPVDLDYLQVTALSFEARQKLDKHRPETLGQASRISGITPASISLLLIHLKKGGFKGFATLPSVELSA; from the coding sequence ATGTTGTACCCACAGGAATTCGATGTCATCGTCGTCGGCGGCGGGCACGCCGGCACCGAAGCCGCGCTGGCCGCCGCGCGCATGGGCTGCGCCACGCTGCTGCTCACGCACAACATCGAGACCCTGGGGCAGATGAGCTGCAACCCATCGATCGGCGGCATCGGCAAGGGCCACCTGGTGAAAGAGGTCGATGCCCTGGGTGGTGCCATGGCCCTGGCCACGGACGAAGGGGGCATCCAGTTCCGCATCCTCAACAGCTCCAAGGGCCCGGCCGTGCGCGCCACGCGCGCCCAGGCCGACCGCGTGCTCTACAAGGCCGCCATCCGCCGCACGCTGGAAAACCAGCCCAATCTCTGGTTGTTCCAGCAAGCCGTGGACGATCTGATGGTCGAGGGCGACCGCGTGGTGGGTGCGGTGACGCAGGTGGGCATTCGCTTCCGGGGCCGTACCGTGGTGCTCACCGCCGGCACCTTCCTCGACGGCAAGATCCACGTCGGCCTGAACAACTACGCCGCCGGCCGCGCGGGCGATCCGCCGGCGGTCTCGCTCTCGGCCCGTCTGAAAGAGCTGCAGCTGCCCCAGGGGCGACTGAAAACCGGCACCCCGCCGCGCCTGGACGGCCGCAGCATCGACTACTCGAAGTGCACCGAACAACCGGGCGATGGAGTGCCCGGCGGCATGAACGCCGGCCGCCCCGTGCCCGTGTTCAGCTTCATGGGCAACACGGCCATGCATCCGCGCCAGGTGCCCTGCTGGATCACGCACACCAACCAGCGCACGCACGACATCATCCGCAGCGGCTTCGACCGCAGCCCCATGTTCACCGGCAAGATCGAGGGCGTGGGCCCGCGCTATTGCCCGAGCGTGGAAGACAAGATCAACCGCTTCGCCGACAAGGACAGCCACCAGATCTTCCTGGAACCCGAGGGCCTGACCACGCACGAGGTCTATCCCAACGGCATCTCCACCAGCCTGCCCTTCGACATCCAGTACGCCCTGGTGCGCAGCATGCCGGGGCTGGAGAACGCCCACATCCTGCGTCCGGGCTACGCCATCGAATACGACTACTTCGATCCGCGCTCGCTCAAGAGCAGTTTCGAAACCCGGCAAATCAACGGCTTGTTCTTTGCGGGCCAGATCAACGGCACGACCGGTTATGAAGAGGCGGCGGCGCAAGGCCTGTTCGCCGGCATCAATGCGGCGCTGCAATGCCGCGGCGAAGGCGCGTGGCTCCCGCGGCGCGACGAGGCGTATCTCGGCGTGCTGGTCGACGACCTGGTCACCCAGGGCGTGACCGAGCCCTACCGCATGTTCACCAGCCGCGCCGAGTTCCGTTTGCAGCTGCGCGAAGACAACGCCGACATGCGCCTGACCGAAACCGGCCGGCGCCTGGGCTTGGTGGGCGACGCGCAGTGGGACGCGTTCAGCCGCAAACGCGATGCGGTTTCACGTGAAACAGAGCGCCTGAAAAACACCTGGGTGAACCCCCGCAGCTTGCCGGCGGCAGAGAGCGAGCGCGTGCTGGGCAAGGCCATCGAGCACGAACACAATCTGTTCGATCTGCTGCGCCGGCCGGCCGTGCCATACGCGGCCTTGGTGGGCATGGACGCTGGGAAGTACGCGGCACCCGAGGTTTCACGTGAAACACTCGGCGACTTGCTGGAACCGGTGGTGGAGCAATTGGAGATCGCCGCCAAGTACTCGGGCTACATCGACCGCCAGAAGAACGAGGTGGAGCGCGCTGCCCACTACGAGAGCCTGAGGCTGCCGGTGGATCTGGACTACTTGCAGGTGACGGCGCTTTCTTTCGAGGCGCGGCAGAAGCTGGACAAGCACCGCCCCGAGACCCTGGGCCAGGCATCCCGTATTTCGGGCATCACACCGGCCAGCATCTCCCTTCTGCTGATCCACTTGAAGAAGGGCGGCTTCAAGGGATTTGCCACGCTGCCTTCGGTTGAGCTCAGCGCATGA
- the rsmG gene encoding 16S rRNA (guanine(527)-N(7))-methyltransferase RsmG, whose protein sequence is MSDLRQTLQAGLRQLQLGLDDRQVDLLLDYLGLLQKWNKVYNLTAVRDPAEMMTHHLLDSLAAIGPLQRQTQGRALQLLDVGSGGGLPGVVIAIACPEIQVTCVDTVAKKAAFIQQAAATLKLPNLHGLHARVESLNALSGQAYDVICSRAFASLVDFIHWSRSALNPDGGLWLAMKGKYPAEELAALKAEGPTVDVFHVEQLVVPGLEAERCIVWMRSAAGVGA, encoded by the coding sequence GTGAGCGATCTGCGCCAAACGCTGCAGGCGGGCCTGCGGCAGCTTCAGCTGGGGCTGGACGACCGCCAGGTCGACCTCCTGCTCGACTACCTGGGTTTGTTGCAGAAGTGGAACAAGGTCTACAACCTCACGGCCGTGCGCGATCCGGCTGAGATGATGACCCACCACCTGCTCGACAGCCTGGCCGCCATCGGCCCCCTGCAGCGCCAGACGCAGGGCAGGGCACTGCAGCTGCTGGATGTTGGCTCGGGTGGCGGTTTGCCGGGCGTGGTGATCGCCATCGCCTGCCCGGAAATTCAAGTGACCTGCGTGGACACGGTGGCCAAGAAGGCGGCCTTCATCCAGCAGGCAGCGGCCACGCTCAAGCTGCCGAACCTGCACGGCCTGCATGCCCGGGTGGAAAGTCTCAATGCGCTCTCGGGCCAGGCGTACGACGTGATCTGCTCACGCGCATTTGCTTCGCTCGTGGACTTCATCCACTGGTCGCGCTCGGCGCTCAACCCCGACGGCGGCCTGTGGTTGGCCATGAAGGGCAAGTACCCGGCGGAGGAGCTCGCCGCCCTCAAGGCCGAGGGGCCGACGGTGGATGTGTTTCACGTGGAACAACTCGTGGTGCCTGGCCTGGAGGCCGAACGCTGCATCGTCTGGATGCGATCGGCGGCCGGCGTCGGGGCTTGA